Proteins encoded in a region of the Neodiprion virginianus isolate iyNeoVirg1 chromosome 2, iyNeoVirg1.1, whole genome shotgun sequence genome:
- the LOC124298833 gene encoding uncharacterized protein LOC124298833 isoform X2, giving the protein MEELLNYDIESILLSRTNDVFSHQQRVTAACEAFLNSVSSSIAKQRAEKNEYQEKVTKNAAIVADVSNQIQEIQNEFANIALRQKVVEKQISNILQKQEKVKQEIVEGRSQEENYSLQFVDLEKDAEEKKIKRQMKWDTIKRACSAYKLGLQFRIEISESSDVCDRIRIIFFELLKDWNLFIHL; this is encoded by the exons ATGGAAGAGTTGTTAAATTATGACATTGAAAGTATTCTACTGAGCAGAACGAACGATGTTTTTTCACACCAACAACGCGTAACCGCCGCTTGCGAAGCATTCTTGAACTCAGTCTCGAGTTCCATCGCAAAACAACGCgctgaaaaaaatg AATATCAAGAAAAAGTCACCAAAAATGCAGCCATCGTCGCCGACGTCTCGAATCAAAttcaagaaattcaaaatgaattcGCAAATATTGCCCTGCGACAGAAAGTTGTGGAAAAACAGATAAGCAACATTCTCCAAAAGCAAGAGAAAGTCAAACAAGAAATAGTGGAGGGGAGATCTCAAGAAGAAAACTATTCTCTCCAATTTGTCGATCTGGAAAAAG atgcagaggaaaaaaaaataaagagacaAATGAAATGGGATACAATAAAGAGAGCTTGTTCGGCTTATAAATTAGGTCTCCAGTTTCGTATTGAAATAAGTGAATCCTCGGATGTCTGTGATCGGatacgaataattttcttcgaaCTCCTCAAAGAT TGGAACTTATTCATCCATCTTTAA
- the LOC124298833 gene encoding uncharacterized protein LOC124298833 isoform X1 → MEELLNYDIESILLSRTNDVFSHQQRVTAACEAFLNSVSSSIAKQRAEKNEYQEKVTKNAAIVADVSNQIQEIQNEFANIALRQKVVEKQISNILQKQEKVKQEIVEGRSQEENYSLQFVDLEKDAEEKKIKRQMKWDTIKRACSAYKLGLQFRIEISESSDVCDRIRIIFFELLKDVSPQYYVDLIRTADLWRVELIHPSLSLEHQEQLKCVVNFEKQQEISDITAFLCLLREIFKELHKN, encoded by the exons ATGGAAGAGTTGTTAAATTATGACATTGAAAGTATTCTACTGAGCAGAACGAACGATGTTTTTTCACACCAACAACGCGTAACCGCCGCTTGCGAAGCATTCTTGAACTCAGTCTCGAGTTCCATCGCAAAACAACGCgctgaaaaaaatg AATATCAAGAAAAAGTCACCAAAAATGCAGCCATCGTCGCCGACGTCTCGAATCAAAttcaagaaattcaaaatgaattcGCAAATATTGCCCTGCGACAGAAAGTTGTGGAAAAACAGATAAGCAACATTCTCCAAAAGCAAGAGAAAGTCAAACAAGAAATAGTGGAGGGGAGATCTCAAGAAGAAAACTATTCTCTCCAATTTGTCGATCTGGAAAAAG atgcagaggaaaaaaaaataaagagacaAATGAAATGGGATACAATAAAGAGAGCTTGTTCGGCTTATAAATTAGGTCTCCAGTTTCGTATTGAAATAAGTGAATCCTCGGATGTCTGTGATCGGatacgaataattttcttcgaaCTCCTCAAAGATGTAAGCCCCCAATATTATGTGGACTTGATTAGAACAGCTGATCTATGGCGAG TGGAACTTATTCATCCATCTTTAAGCCTAGAACATCAAGAGCAATTAAAATGTGTTGTAAACTTCGAAAAGCAGCAAGAAATTTCCGATATTACGGCATTTTTATGCCTTTTGCGAGAAATCTTCAAAGAGCTACACAAGAATTGA
- the LOC124298829 gene encoding toll-like receptor 6 codes for MVIVVILIMSGLLYTLLGLAASSTLHCAVRREISPCTCRRQEFGTMAVLHGNGNGNPTTTELIHVECEQMQSFNQVAEALRGRFVPEQQITLKVTYSHLHDISRHDFKELRMTITNLQLNYNNLGFLDGDAFAGLGRTMYFSLADNEVPAIPKHVLLHLPLLRTFDMGRNRIMRVEADDFKYNPDLHHLVLVDNLLTELDPGSLPPLLKHLHLGRNNLGSLNRTLRELNQLEWLLLNENVLTSLDGELPTVGRNLKLLHLANNKLTHLPPELRFFHRLDHLFLNNNKIQSLDGRLQNARRLEKLDISCNEIQELAEDEFTEAESLEELQLGYNSIKSLGRGIGNENGNSALLPLRSLRILNLTHNELREFSFSDLRGLRKLFFVDLSHNRITYLMKGWTPTENLVEMEGEEIAGSSVFEFRLQHNKLNTLEGSLFMGMRSLQRLNLSHNALGPSLGPRDLKGLNALRVLDISHNALTTLEDTSENWLPSLEELNASHNRLVVLSEHDFRGLPVLCWADLSANWIRSIAAELVSNTRCTVHGVPDVLRIYLQDNPVLCDPGIANITIAFEVNHAKPYGVANDCPTTPATPSAPTSPLPPLPPTLFLTAAGGNVSFAATLE; via the exons ATGGTAATAGTGGTGATATTAATCATGTCGGGTCTTTTGTACACGCTTCTTGGTCTGGCGGCCAGTTCGACGTTGCACTGTGCGGTTCGCCGAGAGATCAGCCCGTGCACGTGTCGTCGACAGGAATTCGGGACCATGGCGGTGTTACATGGAAACGGAAATGGAAACCCAACGACAACGGAACTGATACATGTCGAATGCGAGCAGATGCAGTCGTTCAATCAAGTCGCCGAAGCGCTCCGCGGTAGATTCGTACCCGAGCAGCAAATCACTCTGAAAGTCACCTATTCGCATCTTCACGACATCTCAAGGCATGACTTTAAGGAGCTGCGGATGACAATTACCAACCTTCAACTCAACTACAACAATCTCGG ATTTTTGGACGGAGATGCCTTTGCCGGCCTTGGGAGAACGATGTATTTCAGTCTTGCCGACAACGAGGTTCCCGCAATTCCAAAGCACGTGTTGTTGCATTTGCCTTTGCTTCGGACCTTCGACATGGGAAGGAACAGAATCATGCGCGTAGAAGCGGACGACTTCAAG TATAATCCTGACCTCCACCACCTCGTGCTTGTGGACAATCTTTTGACGGAACTCGATCCCGGTTCGTTGCCACCTCTTCTGAAGCATCTTCACCTGGGAAGAAATAACTTGGGTTCCCTCAATCGTACGCTGAG GGAATTGAATCAGCTCGAATGGCTGCTGTTGAACGAAAATGTGCTAACGTCTTTGGACGGCGAACTGCCGACAGTGGGACGTAATCTGAAACTGTTGCATCTCGCCAACAACAAGCTGACCCATCTACCGCCCGAACTCCGATTCTTCCACCGTCTGGATCACCTTTttctaaataataataaaattcaaagtcTCGATGGAAGGCTGCAAAATGCACGCCGCTTGGAAAAACTCGACATTTCCTGCAACGAAATACAAGAG CTTGCAGAAGATGAGTTCACGGAAGCCGAGAGTCTGGAAGAATTGCAATTGGGTTACAATTCTATCAAGTCCCTCGGACGTGGGATTGGGAACGAGAACGGTAACAGCGCCCTGCTTCCGCTTCGTTCCTTGAGGATCCTTAATTTGACTCACAACGAATTGCGCGAGTTCTCGTTCTCGGATTTACGCGGTTTGCGCAAGCTGTTCTTTGTCGATCTCTCCCACAACAGGATCACCTATCTGATGAAGGGTTGGACTCCGACCGAG AACCTGGTCGAAATGGAGGGCGAAGAGATTGCCGGGTCGAGTGTGTTCGAATTTCGACTACAGCACAACAAGCTGAACACCCTCGAGGGCTCGTTGTTCATGGGAATGCGCTCACTGCAGAGATTAAATCTGAGCCATAACGCCTTGGGACCGAGCCTCGGACCTCGCGATCTTAAGGGTCTGAACGCTCTTCGCGTCTTGGACATATCTCACAACGCGCTGACGACCCTCGAAGACACAAGCGAG AATTGGCTTCCGTCCCTGGAGGAGCTGAACGCGTCTCACAACCGTTTGGTCGTACTTTCGGAGCACGATTTCCGCGGGCTTCCGGTTCTCTGCTGGGCCGATTTGAGCGCTAATTGGATACGATCAATCGCCGCAGAGCTCGTTTCAAACACGAGATGTACGGTACACGGCGTACCTGACGTACTTCGTATATATCTTCAAG ATAACCCGGTGCTGTGCGACCCCGGCATAGCAAACATCACCATTGCTTTTGAGGTGAATCACGCCAAGCCTTACGGGGTGGCAAACGATTGTCCGACAACCCCGGCAACGCCAAGTGCGCCAACATCCCCCTTACCTCCACTTCCGCCGACTTTGTTTTTGACCGCCGCTGGCGGTAATGTATCCTTTGCCGCGACGCTTGAGTAA